From the genome of Papaver somniferum cultivar HN1 chromosome 2, ASM357369v1, whole genome shotgun sequence, one region includes:
- the LOC113353756 gene encoding uncharacterized protein LOC113353756 produces MRNCIQADLAQHQDEVNKTHADEALLAMQQEVVLQQEHMHPMIVQDNMELSEDSLSSSSVEQAVTEVTCHDYLSQIDDDKENQNESLSTQVNSVGRVDTYPSVQNDAPSINNMDSYMWKVIQKRDRSGNPFNFASGIWSEASSSQQQNNNDNTAYLRNWSLMQSYFHWDNPPLVPKRTRLNGLELTLAPPNPSQVEIRVLEESEVGGSMRNYPHQWFKGDSSSGNTKAKSNEEE; encoded by the coding sequence ATGAGAAACTGCATTCAAGCTGATCTTGCGCAACATCAAGATGAAGTTAATAAAACACATGCAGATGAAGCTTTACTTGCTATGCAGCAAGAAGTGGTTCTGCAACAAGAACATATGCATCCAATGATTGTACAAGACAATATGGAATTATCTGAGGATTCTCTCTCCAGCTCTTCTGTGGAGCAAGCTGTAACTGAGGTAACTTGTCATGACTACTTATCTCAAATAGATGATGATAAAGAGAACCAAAATGAATCATTGTCTACACAAGTTAATAGTGTTGGTCGTGTGGATACTTATCCTTCTGTTCAAAATGATGCACCTTCTATAAACAACATGGATTCTTATATGTGGAAAGTTATTCAGAAGAGAGACAGGTCTGGTAATCCTTTCAATTTTGCTTCTGGCATTTGGAGTGAGGCCTCATCTTCTCAGCAGCAAAACAATAATGATAACACTGCATACCTCAGGAACTGGTCTCTAATGCAAAGTTATTTCCATTGGGATAACCCTCCTCTTGTTCCCAAAAGGACAAGATTAAACGGACTAGAATTGACTTTGGCTCCTCCAAACCCAAGCCAagttgaaatcagggttttggaGGAATCTGAGGTTGGAGGTTCTATGAGAAATTACCCTCATCAATGGTTCAAAGGGgattcttcaagtggtaacaccAAGGCAAaatcaaatgaagaagaatag